In Silene latifolia isolate original U9 population chromosome X, ASM4854445v1, whole genome shotgun sequence, the following proteins share a genomic window:
- the LOC141619268 gene encoding uncharacterized protein LOC141619268, translated as MPPKRNTAVNITQEELDRLLAENEALKAKRMDPAKMSTIVARHNPTFTGEGEPHLLGDWCREFTNLFELIACPEELQVDQAAHYLRATAGEWWNRNKAEIRHVARDVEEGYVSWLEFQVILTDQFMPEFRKAKLREEFDTFKMTEDMTVDTYHRKFRLLASYIDEFAKNETMLAMRFERGLTVDIKKRLTAAPPTTVQDIYLRAGAAERLSEQIKEDKKGKAEKRKSETVSDNTGAKKPNSGKFSGYSTHSAPGGMRNQSGGSFRGASIGGNASRVTCFGCGKLGHRKFECRSSGGNQSGGFRTPTSGFSGSRIAGSGYKELPEHVRALNLTTYDRVVDSVIVPSGESVPCDRVYTCVPIQIGEVVFHCDLMEFPLGGFEDFDIPVVRDFEGVFPEEIPGLPPKRDVDFSIDLKPGAGPISKPPYRMGPKEMEELKKQLDELAEKGYIRPSVSPWGAPVLFVKKKDGSLRLCVDYRELNNVTIKNRYPLPRIDDLFDQLSGAGVFSKIDLRPGYHQLRIKNEDIPKTAFRTRYGHYEFVVMPFGLTNAPAVFMDLMNRVFSLYLDKFVVVFIDDILVYSKNEEEHEEHLRIVLRTLAENQLYAKLRKANVVADALNRKSIHALTSARSRVRMFGELRQMGFYMIRRGETVGDMTVEPELYEEIRELQKEDARIQKWRNEVEQAGAESYSKFSIHSDGSLRFGQRWCVPANGELKKKILTEAHATPYSVHPGGDKLYKDLKKTFWWPNMKKEVAEFVSRCLTYQRVKGEHKRPQGKVQPLDVPEWKWESISMDFIVGLPRT; from the exons ATGCCTCCAAAAAGGAACACGGCTGTAAACATCACCCAGGAAGAGTTAGACCGGCTACTggctgagaatgaggccctaaaggctAAAAGAATGGACCCTGCTAAGATGAGTACAATAGTGGCGAGGCATAACCCTACCTTCACTGGAGAGGGGGAACCTCACTTGCTGGGAGATTGGTGTCGGGAGTTCACCAACCTATTCGAGCTGATAGCTTGTCCTGAAGAGCTGCAAGTAGACCAAGCTGCACATTACCTCAGGGCTACAGCTGGGGAGTGGTGGAATAGGAACAAGGCGGAAATTCGACATGTTGCTAGGGATGTTGAGGAAGGATACGTGTCTTGGTTAGAGTTTCAAGTGATATTAACGGACCAGTTCATGCCAGAGTTCAGGAAagctaagctgagggaggagttcgatacgTTTAAGATGACAGAGGACATGACAGTGGACACATACCATAGGAAGTTCCGACTGTTGGCTTCATATATCGATGAATTTGCAAAGAACGAGACCatgctggctatgaggtttgagaggggtttgacgGTGGACATCAAAAAGAGACTCACGGCAGCTCCACCTACCACCGTTCAAGACATCTATCTTAGGGCTGGTGCTGCTGAAAGGCTCTCCGAGCAGATCAAGGAGGATAAGAAAGGAAAAGCTGAGAAGAGAAAGTCGGAAACTGTCAGTGATAATACTGGGGCCAAGAAGCCGAATTCAGGCAAGTTCAGTGGATACTCCACCCATAGTGCTCCTGGGGGGATGAGGAACCAAAGCGGAGGCAGTTTCAGAGGTGCTAGTATTGGAGGTAATGCGTCCAGGGTCACTTGTTTCGGGTGTGGGAAGTTGGGACACAGGAAATTTGAGTGCCGAAGTTCTGGAGGAAACCAATCTGGGGGTTTCCGAACACCTACATCTGGGTTCAGTGGGTCTCGGATAGCGGGATCGGGATACAAAGAACTACC GGAGCATGTTAGAGCCTTGAACCTTACTACATATGATAGAGTGGTCGATTCTGTTATAGTACCCTCGGGAGAGTCTGTGCCTTGTGATAGAGTCTATACCTGTGTACCTATTCAGATTGGAGAGGTTGTCTTTCACTGTGACCTTATGGAGTTCCCATTGGGTGGGTTCGAG GATTTCGACATACCCGTGGTGAGAGACTTTGAGGGGGTATTTCCGGAAGAGATCCCGGGGCTACCACCTAAGCGCGACGTGGACTTCTCCATTGATCTAAAGCCGGGAGCTGGACCTATTTCTAAaccaccgtaccgtatgggaccAAAAGAGATGGAAGAATTAAAGAAGCAATTGGATGAGTTGGCTGAGAAGGGTTATATTCGACccagtgtttcaccttggggagcacctgtCCTATTCGTCAAGAAaaaggatgggagtttgaggctgtgtGTGGATTACCGAGAGTTGAATAACGTGACTATCAAGAACCgatatcctttgccaaggatcgatgatttgtttgaccaatTGAGTGGGGCTGGAGTATTCTCGAAGATCGACCTAAGGCCGGGTTATCATCAACTGAGGATAAAGAACGAGGATATCCCTAAAACTGCATTCAGAACCAGATATGGACACTATGAATTCGTGGTTATGCCCTtcgggttgaccaatgcgccagctgtgtttatggacctGATGAACCGGGTGTTCAGTCTGTACCTGGATAAGTTCGTGGTTGTATTCATCGATGATATTTTGGtttactccaagaatgaggaagagcacgaggagcatctCAGGATAGTGTTAAGAACTCTGGCAGAGaatcagttgtatgccaagttga ggaaggcGAATGTCGTAGCCGATGCTTTAAATCGGAAGTCTATCCATGCCCTAACCAGTGCCAGATCCAGGGTGAGAATGTTCGGTGAGCTAAGGCAGATGGGGTTTTACATGATCCGACGAGGTGAGACCGTTGGAGATATGACAGTTGAGCCGGAGTTGTACGAGGAGATCCGAGAGCTACAGAAAGAGGATGCTAGAATCCAGAAATGGCGCAATGAGGTAGAGCAGGCAGGTGCGGAGTCTTATTCTAAATTCAGTATCCAttcagatgggagcttgaggtttggGCAGAGGTGGTGTGTGCCAGCTAATGGGGAACTGAAGAAGAAAATTCTCACGGAAGCACATGCTACTCCGTATTCTGTACACCCTGGAGGGGATAAGTTATACAAGGACCtaaagaagacgttttggtggcctaatatgaagaaggaAGTCGCTGAGTTCGTATCTCGATGTTTGACATACCAGAGGGTGAAGGGTGAGCACAAGAGACCCCAAGGGAAAGTTCAGCCACTAGAcgtgccagagtggaagtgggagagtatttccatggatttcatcgtCGGGTTGCCTCGGACATAa